In Stenotrophomonas sp. ASS1, the following proteins share a genomic window:
- a CDS encoding putative DNA-binding domain-containing protein, translating to MAESLATLQRRWADHVRDPAKTAPDGIEARRMAVYRRLCIDSLDTLLASSLPRLQQQLGTSRWRDIVEHYYASHICHTPLFPRIAGEFAAWLAVQDTLALPGWAAELAHYESTQQSLHIETRDGGRPLQRAPVGNDVLAVSPLVRVLGYQWPVHEDGALEPVLSTAPTLLVIQRLADFSLQTEELSPPAYALLSVFGDDSASVDEALQLLSETHGEAADALRIACVPVLGELCAAGVLVALPAF from the coding sequence ATGGCTGAGTCGCTGGCGACCCTGCAACGGCGCTGGGCCGATCATGTGCGCGACCCTGCAAAGACCGCACCCGATGGCATCGAGGCGCGGCGGATGGCGGTCTACCGCCGCCTGTGCATCGACAGCTTGGACACCCTGCTGGCCAGCAGCCTGCCGCGACTGCAGCAACAGTTGGGCACGTCGCGCTGGCGCGACATCGTGGAGCACTACTACGCCAGCCACATCTGTCACACCCCGTTGTTCCCACGGATCGCCGGCGAGTTCGCGGCCTGGCTGGCAGTGCAGGACACGCTGGCACTGCCGGGCTGGGCAGCAGAACTGGCGCACTACGAGAGCACGCAGCAGTCGCTGCACATTGAAACGCGTGACGGCGGGCGGCCGCTGCAGCGCGCTCCCGTAGGCAATGATGTGCTGGCGGTTTCGCCGTTGGTGCGGGTGCTTGGCTACCAGTGGCCAGTACATGAGGACGGGGCGCTGGAGCCGGTGTTGAGCACGGCTCCCACGCTGCTGGTGATCCAGCGCCTCGCCGATTTCAGCCTGCAGACCGAGGAACTGTCACCGCCGGCCTACGCGCTGCTGTCGGTGTTCGGTGACGACAGCGCGTCGGTGGATGAAGCACTGCAGCTGCTGTCCGAAACACATGGCGAGGCAGCGGACGCATTGCGCATTGCCTGCGTGCCTGTTCTGGGCGAGCTGTGCGCGGCGGGCGTGCTGGTCGCATTGCCTGCTTTCTGA
- a CDS encoding DUF692 domain-containing protein, which yields MTLPLPSNAAGLGLRRGLIDELLAMPAGAIDFLEVSPDNWIGVGGAHGAALRRLSERHPLTCHGLSLSLGGPDPLDRTLLAQTRAFLDLHQVQLYSEHLSYCAAGGHVYDLLPLPFTAEAVHHIAGRIAQVQDMLGRRIAVENISYYAVAGADMSEIDFINAVLAEADCDLLLDVNNVFVNACNNGYDAFEFLARVPAHRVASLHVAGHFDEDDGFKIDTHGAPVKGVVWALLREAYARVGVRPTLLERDFNFPPLAELLAEVGQIRQAQAEARWPEVAHG from the coding sequence ATGACCCTGCCCTTGCCTTCCAATGCCGCCGGTCTTGGCCTGCGCCGTGGCCTGATCGACGAACTGCTGGCCATGCCGGCCGGTGCCATCGACTTCCTCGAAGTTTCGCCCGACAACTGGATCGGCGTCGGCGGTGCACACGGTGCAGCGCTGCGCAGGTTGAGCGAACGCCACCCCCTGACCTGCCACGGCCTGTCGCTTTCTTTGGGCGGTCCTGATCCGCTGGACCGCACCCTGCTGGCCCAGACGCGTGCCTTCCTCGACCTGCACCAGGTGCAGCTGTACAGCGAACACCTGAGCTACTGTGCTGCCGGTGGCCACGTCTACGACCTGCTGCCGCTGCCGTTCACCGCCGAGGCCGTTCACCATATCGCCGGTCGCATCGCCCAGGTGCAGGACATGCTGGGCCGACGCATCGCCGTGGAGAACATCTCCTACTACGCCGTTGCCGGCGCGGACATGAGCGAGATCGACTTCATCAACGCCGTGCTCGCCGAAGCCGACTGCGACCTGCTGCTGGACGTCAACAACGTTTTCGTCAACGCCTGCAACAATGGTTATGACGCCTTCGAATTCCTGGCCCGCGTGCCGGCCCACCGCGTCGCCTCGCTGCATGTGGCGGGCCACTTCGATGAAGACGATGGCTTCAAGATCGATACCCATGGTGCACCGGTGAAAGGCGTGGTCTGGGCACTGTTGCGCGAGGCCTATGCGCGGGTGGGCGTTCGCCCCACGCTGCTCGAACGCGACTTCAACTTCCCCCCGCTTGCCGAATTGCTGGCCGAGGTCGGGCAGATCCGCCAGGCGCAGGCCGAGGCACGTTGGCCCGAGGTGGCCCATGGCTGA
- a CDS encoding EF-hand domain-containing protein, which translates to MSVSTKNTPSSRLPRIGAIGIALAGGLLLAGQAAAIQPLAVSAMAMSAAAEGKCGEGKCGANKTATGKPAGKAKVAEGQCGEGKCGDASFARTDRDHDGRVSRAEFNAVAAKRAAEFDRIDTDHDGYISEQEAHDYLRSVYTANGKPMPKGLFSRVAD; encoded by the coding sequence ATGTCCGTCTCGACCAAGAACACCCCCTCCTCCCGCCTGCCGCGCATCGGTGCCATCGGCATCGCCCTGGCCGGTGGCCTGCTGCTGGCCGGCCAGGCCGCGGCGATCCAGCCGCTGGCGGTCAGTGCCATGGCCATGAGCGCTGCTGCCGAAGGCAAGTGCGGTGAAGGCAAGTGCGGAGCCAACAAGACCGCCACCGGCAAGCCCGCCGGCAAGGCCAAGGTGGCCGAGGGCCAGTGTGGCGAAGGCAAGTGCGGCGACGCCTCGTTTGCCCGCACCGACCGCGACCACGATGGCCGGGTCTCGCGTGCCGAGTTCAACGCCGTGGCCGCCAAGCGTGCCGCCGAGTTCGACCGCATCGACACCGACCACGACGGCTACATCAGCGAGCAGGAGGCACACGACTACCTGCGCAGCGTCTACACCGCCAACGGCAAGCCGATGCCGAAGGGCCTGTTCTCCCGCGTCGCCGATTGA